ttttcccttttccaaacCCTTGTCTCTTGGGTTATTGTCTTCTCTTGCGATGAGAATATCCAAGTTTGTTTGGCAATAGTATTGGCAAACCCAGCCAGGATTTATGCTTTCAACTTGTCCAGTCCACTCAAGGTTCTCTGGGATGGATCAGTTGACTCTAGCAGCTAATCAGGGCTCACCCACTGATTTCCTGAGTTATTGGCTGGGTGCATGATTCCTTATTGGTCTTACAGAAGCAGCCACCAAGAATACCGTTAAAGGTTTATAATAGTGGAGATCTATGAGTGTATTTCATGTGGAACAACTCTTTGATCAGAAAAGGCACTTTACTGTTACTAATCTACAAAAAGGACCAAAGAAACATTGAATTACCTGGCTATGTCACATTTCTTATCACACTTGGAGCAGTGGTCCTATTGAAAATGGAAATAGGCAGTTCAAAATTACTTCAAATGCAAGTGAAGAGAGGCATGGATGTCTGGCTAATATTATTGGGTAAATATATGTTTCAGGCAGATGTGAAAGACAGCCTAGGGGATACTCCACAGGAAACATTTCTTAGAACTGGAGGTGGGAATAAGGAAATGCGGAGACTGCAATTCTCCAGCTTTATATCTTTGTATCTTCTGTTTTGACAGACCCAGTTATGCTTACAATAATGCCAGGCCTAagtttaatataataattatgtaaATGGTAACTATATGTTTGTgattgatcatttttaaaaatgtttatttttaagacagaaagagacagagcacaaacaggggagtggcagagagggagacacagaatccgaagcaggctccagggtctgagctatcagcacagagctcgatgcagggcttgaacccacaaaccaggagatcatgacctgagctgaagtcagacccttaagcaactgagccacccaggcacccctgtgattgatcccttttaatattcttaaataaattttatattagaaCACTCTAGACCTGGTAGTGGGTTTTATATTCCTCTTCCTAACTGTTGTCCATAATAAGTAAAACATACTAGTTTTGGTAAGTATGCAATGccagaaaaagttttcttttgtaaTTCAGGGAAAACAACATGGCACCTTTAATAATTCCCATTGGTATTTGATCATCAGTTGAGTACTGTTAGGTCTCAAAATACGTCACTTATTTATGACCACTCTCAATATATATGACtatttttggagaaaatatttttgtcattcttttagggaaatactattatttttggaaagagaagCACTCCAGGTTTCAGTGTGTCTTACTCAAGTAATGTTCTCAAACACTGTAAAACTGGTAAGTCATAGAGGAAGTTTtaacatgcattaaaaaaatatagaaccaTTTCTAGATATTGGCTTTTAATCCCATTGTTAATATGCAGAATCAGATGTGAAAAGTCCTTTAGAAGCTGAACACTGATAACGTTAGAGAATTCTAGAAGGCATTGTCACTCTAGTTGTCATAAAAGTACAGCATATTCACATTATAAGTGTGATAGCATGGGGCAAATTAAATAATTGAGTACGCTTTGATATACTTCAAGTgatgttattttccttttgttaaagAGTTTCCATTTCAACTTCATAATGTCCATATCATCACCAATAAACATTTGAGAGCATTGTCAATCCATGTCAAACAGTGACTCCTCAAGAAGTAAGTGGCCGAATgaattctttgcttttgttttcaaagaaatgtgCTATTCCCTGTCAGGCTAATAAACCTACCCAACCTAACACTTCAGTTTATCCTGTtctgttaaacaaacaaacaaacaaacaaacatcatcAGCTCAATTAACAAATATCATGTGGACAAGAACATGATTTTTGGCAAACCTGACCTAACCCATAATTgctttatttcatattcttttgtaTTAAGATTAcaagcacttttaaaaatacatttcaatagaGTAAATCACTCATATATTCTCAGGTAATTGGACACATTGTGTTCTGTAGATCTAGCAACTCATAGATCAGTCATAATTTGTGGTTTCATAATTTGATGCCTGTGATATCCTGCAAGTAAGTTTCTACTTCTAGTACTCAGTTCAACTGTATTTTCTGCATATGAGTCTATGCATTAGAATTAAAATGTTGAtttcaaagtttatatatttttctcctcagCCATTTTATATAGTTAGAAAGTTCCttatagaaagaagaaagctaaGGAAATTTCTGTGGGAAAGGGGATCCTAGGCAGGTAATCAAAATGATTCCTTTCAAAACatgaactttttctcttttctctgttacCCCTTGCCCCCTCCACacaagattgtgtgtgtgtgtgtgtgtgtgtgtgtgtgtgtgtgtgtgtgtgtgtaggtggttTAGAGTTAGAAACTTATATGTGAATGTggtttaaaggaaaattatagatTACTGCAAGTTAtactatgaaaacaaaataaaaaccataaaaagtagaaaaattctTTGACTTTCAGTAAACCTATCTATGGCACAGTTACATATCACTGATGcatttttccaagtatttttaaaattcctgtctgctttcattcatttcattagCATCTGTATTGGTGGCCTTAATAACATGTATTATGGAGAATATAAGAGTAATTTGTCTATTTTCAAAGAGCTTAAAATTGATCTGGGGAAAGACTCAAAACACTAGAAATGAGAGACCTCAGATTAGAAGAGATTTACGTAGCTCATTTTCTTGTGTTCCTTCAATTTCGGAATATTGGTACCTAATGCACATGGTATACCTGGAGAATAGGTAAATGGTATATCACATTAAACGGACCATAAATACACTGGAAATTGTTATAGGTTTTACACTAAGGAAAGTTTTATTATATAGATGAGACCTTGAGGTGTCTTAAAGGATATGGTTAAATGGACAGAGGAATTCGTGGACATGAAAACATGTTAAGGATAGAAAAAATTAATGAGGAATTCAGAAAACCATGAATTTGTTTTTGCTGAAACAGAAGTTGAATTTTTGCACTAATATAAAACAGTATTGGATGTTTAGGGTGGATGAGAGGCTTTTTGTGAAGGCCTTGGTGAACTTGGGATTGATAAGGGAGTTATGAAACTGCAGGTTTCTTAAGAAGACAATAACAGGATGAAAACAGAATTCTTATGAGAATGCTCAATTCCTAAAGATAAACTGTATTTGTGGGGGAATTACATTATGTATCATCAACAAAATGCAATTCGATATAGCCATAAAATGTTTTGGATTTTCATGTGctcatagaaatatatatttaatgtattgacaacccaaagaaaataactatGCATATGAACACTATTCTCTCAATAAATAGTAGTGAATACTATGGTCttaataaaaagcatataaatgTAAACACATACTAGTACCCACAACAACACACACAGGCAAAGAACACACACAATGTACTAATGTGTATATTACTGTTCTCAGAGGGTATCCAGGAAACAGACTGTTAACAGTTATCCTGCTACTACTCTGTGTgccatgttttcttttccattcacaTAAGCTACTTTGatcctttttaaaactaaattagggaaaataaatatttctaacagttttattGGAATGGttattctgtttctgtttaaaaGTGCTTTAACATccaatttgacattttaaaataaatatgcttaaaattccCAATTTACATGGATTTTGCTTTAACACTGATTTTAATCTAGATCctgaatattcattatatattttattcattcattcactccttcaaTAGACATTAGTCAGATGCAAGAATGTATATAAACTATTTCATGTATATTTGAAGTCTATCTTGTTCTCTTCAAGTGCAGTTTCAAAAATGGGATTTCAAAGCGTTAGTATGGATCTTttaaatattagccataaaaCTGAAAGGAGATACAACTTTTCTTAACATGGAAGTAACTTTAAGTACATAAGGTAACTTTGTAATTTGCATCAGTCCAAGTTTCTCAGAGTAGGAAACTGGCCAGAGAACAAgtttatgtagaaaaaaatacatccCCAGTTGGATAAATGTACCCATGAGATTGCCTCAGAGAAACAGATTGTACAACATTATGAtgcttcttccttctgtttctgatGATTGGGAGCATAAATTGCAGGAAATTGATGGCAATATGGGAAAAGAAGATGCAAGGCTATTCCTGGGATTCACATGAGGCACTTTGCCATGAAAGTATTTTCCCCtctctggtaaaaaaaaaaaaaaaaaaaaaaaacaatggcacAAAAGGAAGGCTTTAATTACTGCAGGAGCTTTTTAAGAACCTAGATAATTGAGGAACTATTatggttgaaaatatttttttagaacaaAGCCAATAAAACCAGTGTTGTTATAAGGATGGGCTGATGGGAAAGCTATGGTATGAATTTAGATGACTGTACTGAAATAATGGTATTTCTATTACCGACATCAGTCAGTTACCTCAGTTACCTCATTTTATCGTTTTGAAGCTGTGATAAATAAACATGCACAAGCTAACCAGTGGTCCTCTGTATAGCAATacacaagtgaatgaatgaatacacactgaaaaggaaataaactcaGTTCCATTTGGCTGTGAACTTTCTATATTCTTGGTATATCTTGCTTAAATTCCTGGAAGAGGCATTTGATGTGAATAATGTTAaatattgagtgaatgaattatGCATGACtgataaatataaacatgtatctctatatatgcacacacatatataaattacatGGTTTGACTCTGCTAGTGTACAATGACCATCACTGGCACTAGCTTGAGCTGTGAGggattcattaaaaaatagagcaGGGAGGAGAAGAGGTATATTTTTCAGGAGATAGAAGCTTAGAAGTAAGACTTAATTTAAGgtattaattaatatttgtttaccagaatctctttcaaaatatgagTCTTTAGAATCCTTTCTATATTTTCTGCATACATCATTTCCAGGTTAAGAAATTCAGTATTATTCTGTAAATGTAGAACCCACCATGATCTTATCTTATTTAGGAGATTTATTTACCATTGTCTTATTTATGGACTCTTTATAGCACAAAGAGGCATTCAATATCatggaatttgattttttttgtattttactgaGGAGGAAATGTAACCCTCAGAAGGAGGTCGTTGTCATATGTTGCCCAATGAGTAACTCAGCTAGGTGTTGTATTGAGGTCTTTGGAATCCAAGTTCACAGTCTATATGATTGTGATTTCatgtgctgtttttatttttgtttttcagaaatgtatATTCTGAATTCTCCTTGCTATTTGGTACACTGCTTTGGGCCATTTACGATATCTCTGACCAACAAAATTTCCCAAAAGTGGGAGGTACTTTAAGTTCACCTGTCTGAGTATCAAAATTAGACACCAACATGAACCATCCTTTGTGTAAACACAACTTTTCTGCCCACAATTCTTACTCATTTGGATTATGATGACATAAAGTTGATAACATGGAAAGAGTGAACCATTCAGTGGCGTCTGAGTTCATTTTGCTGGGACTTTCCAAATCTCAGAATCTTCAGATTTTATTCTTCCTAGGATTCTCTGTGGTCTATGCTGGGATTGTGTTAGGAAACCTCCTCATCTTGGTCACCGTGACCTTTGACTCACGCCTTCACACACCAATGTATTTTCTGCTTATCAACCTCTCCTGTATTGATATGATCCTGGCTTCTTCTTCTACCCCTAAAATGATTGTGGATTTCCTCCGAAAGCAGAAGACCATCTCTTGGTGGGGATGTTATTCTCAGATGTTCTTCATCCACCTCCTGGGTGGGAGTGAGATGATGTTGCTTGTAGCCATGGCAATAGACAGGTATGTTGCCATATGCAAACCCCTCCATTACATGTCCATCATGAACCCCCGAGTGCTTGGTGGGCTGTTGCTATCCTCCTACACAGTTGGATTTGTGCACTCATCTAGTCAAATGGCTTTCATGTTGAATTTGCCCTTCTGCGGTCCCAACGTGGTGGACAGCTTCTTCTGTGACCTTCCCCTTGTGATCAAACTCGCCTGCAAGGATACCTACATGCTACAACTGCTGGTCATTGCTGACAGTGGCCTCCTGTCCCTGGtctgcttcctcctcttgctTGTCTCCTACACGGTCATCATACACTCAGTCAGGCACCGTGCTGCTAGTGGTTCAGCCAAGGCTTTCTCCACTCTCTCGGCACACATCACGGTTGTGACTTTATCGTTTGCCCCATGCGTCTTTATCTATGTATGGCCCTTCAGCAGATACTCTGTAGATAAaattctttctgtgttttatacAATTTTCACACCTCTCTTAAATCCTATTATTTATACATTAAGGAATCAAGAAGTAAAAGCAGCCATTAAGAAGATAAGAACTCGACACGTAAATTCAGAGTCCAGAGTGCTAACCATTACACCATAGAACTCGACATATAAATTCAAAACCCACTTTGTAGATGATGCCTCCAAAGAGATAATCTCTTATTTGGACATTTTAAGGAATGAACTTTTAATGTATTTGAAGTTCTGTATTAGGAAACAGTAGGTGTTTAAATTGTTAATGACAATTTAAGGAATGGACATTTTAAGGAATGAACTCTTACTGTATTTGAAGTTCTGTATAAGGAAACCGTAGGTCTTTAATTGTTAAAGAGCAAACCCCTTGTTTGTCGCTATCACTGGTTAAAAGCATGACATCTACAATCTGGAAGACATGCATTTAAATCCTCTCTTCACTACTTCTTCTCAtgcaaatttgaaaagaaaaatgaataaattctctttctctacttctttatctgcaaaaacttctttatatgtttcttttattattttggcatgtttttaatctttacaatTGTTATTTTTACTAATGCTATGACTCTTGTAATTATTACTGCTGCTATTATAGTTGTAGTTATTACTGGGAATCTGTATGTAGAAAATGTACACAGATGATCCCTCACATAGCTGTTAGCTGAGTGTCTGAGTCACTACTGTTTGGTGCTAGTTAAGTACGTTTAGTAGGTAATCCctagttaatatatattaacttttAGTTACTCGGTTGCCCCAGACACGGTGACTCTAACCATTCTTCACATGTTTTGTGAGCCCACAATGTGCCAGAAGATTGACCCAGGGTTTCAGGAAGCTTAGAGCCTATGGATGCAGAGAGTGAACTAAATATTCAGTCATGTTGTGGCATGTAAAGTACTATGTTACATGGTTGTAAGTCCAATACAATTTTATCAGTAATAACACTAATATTTAtctcttccttgttttctgaGTCCACTGATAAATTGATTCAGAACTTACAGGGGGAAAGGGGTGATACTCCTGAAAAGTCTGCAATCAATTCTTAGTACCAGtatcaagctttttttttccacttttaaaatacaatttacaaatagaaaaaaaaaatcactgtcatTAGTGTACAATTCTGTGAGTCTTCACAAATGCATAGCCATGTAACCATCACAATGAGAAAACAAGAGAATTTCTTCAACCCTCAAATTCCCCTGTGTCCCTTTGTGGTCTATCCCTCTCTCCTATCTTCTGGCTGTGATAATAGTGATCTATTTTTTTGTGCCTCGTTTTCCTTTTCTAGACTGTCATGTAAGTGAATTCGTATAGTAAGTAGCCTTCGGGCATGGATTCTTTCAGTCAGCATAATGCCTTTGAGATTCATTTGTTAGCAAGTTGTTTTaatcattgtaaatatatattacattttttaaaatgtttgtttgtctgtttgtttgtttgtttgtttatttagagagagggagatagggaatcccaagcaggctccccgctgtcagcacagagcctgacacatggctccaactcataaactgtgagatcatgacctgagctgaaaccaaaagtcagttgcccaaccgattgagtcacccaggcacctaaaaatctatattacattttaatgtcTATTATATAAGTACTCTCATTGCTATTCTTCCTCAAATCATCTTAAAACCAGTTCAGTTATTTATTATTAGGTAGAATGATTTTATTAAACGACATGAATGCTAAATATTATAATTGAATTAATCTCATACACTCATTTAGGTGGAAATATATTCCCAATATTGGtctttgttaattaattaattaatttttattattttttaaattaaatttttttctttttctttttcttttcataattttaattttattttttaaatttacatccaaattgttagcctatagtgcaacaatgatttcaggagtagattccttaacgcctCTTACCCATTTGGTccattcccctcccacaacccctccagtaacactgtgtttattctccatatttaagagtctcttctgttttgtccccctccctatttttatattctttttgcttcccttcccttgtgttcatctgttctgtgtcttaatgtcctcatatgagtgaagtcatatgatatttgtctttctctgattgactaatttctcttagcataatatcctctagttccatccatgtagttgcaaatggcaagatttcattctttttgattgccgagtaatattccattatatatatatgtatataccacatcttctttttttttaacttcattttttattttttaaaatttacatccaaattagcctATAGTGaagcagtgatttcaggagtagattccttaatgccccttacccatttagcccatccccctcccacaacccccccagcaaccctcagtttgttctccatatttatgcatctcttctgttttgtccccctccctgtttttatatattttttgtttcccttcctttatgtttatctgttttgtctcttaaagtcctcatatgagtgaagtcatatgatttttgtctttctctgactgactaatttcacttagcataataccctccatttccatccatgtagttgcaaatggcaagatttcattctttttgattgccaagtaatactccattgtgtatgtatgtatgtgtgtgtgtgtgtgtgtgtgtgtgtgtgtgtatacacacacacaccacattttctttatccattcatccatgggtggacatttgggctctttccatactttggatgttgatagtgctgctataaacatgggggtgcatgtgtcccttcgaaacagcacacctatatcccttggataaatgcctagtagtgcaatttctgggccatagggtagttctatttttagttttttgaggaacctccatactgttttccagggtggctgcagcagcttgcattcccaccaacaatgcaaaacagatcctctttctccgcatccttgccaacatctgttgttgcctgagttgttaatgttagccattctgacaggtgtaaggtggtatctcattgtggttttgatttgtatttccctgatgataagtgatgttgagcattttttcatgtgtcagttgaccatctggatgtcttctttggagaagtgtctattcatgtctttagcctatttcttcactggtttatttgttttttgggtgttgag
This window of the Prionailurus viverrinus isolate Anna chromosome B3, UM_Priviv_1.0, whole genome shotgun sequence genome carries:
- the LOC125168347 gene encoding olfactory receptor 4K13 → MERVNHSVASEFILLGLSKSQNLQILFFLGFSVVYAGIVLGNLLILVTVTFDSRLHTPMYFLLINLSCIDMILASSSTPKMIVDFLRKQKTISWWGCYSQMFFIHLLGGSEMMLLVAMAIDRYVAICKPLHYMSIMNPRVLGGLLLSSYTVGFVHSSSQMAFMLNLPFCGPNVVDSFFCDLPLVIKLACKDTYMLQLLVIADSGLLSLVCFLLLLVSYTVIIHSVRHRAASGSAKAFSTLSAHITVVTLSFAPCVFIYVWPFSRYSVDKILSVFYTIFTPLLNPIIYTLRNQEVKAAIKKIRTRHVNSESRVLTITP